A part of Solea solea chromosome 8, fSolSol10.1, whole genome shotgun sequence genomic DNA contains:
- the pes gene encoding pescadillo, whose translation MGGLQKKKFERGSATNYITRNRARKKLMLSLPDFRRLCILKGIYPHEPKHKKKVNKGSTAPRTFYLLKDIRFLLHEPIVGKFREYKIFVRKLKKAYGKTEWSAVERLKGNKPTYKLDHIIKERYPSFIDALRDIDDALCMCFLFSTFARTGKCHVQTIQLCKRLTVEWMNYVVAARALTKVFLSIKGIYYQAEVMGQLITWLVPYQFSHDHPTDVDYRVMATFTEFYTTLLGFVNFRLYHSLNLLYPPKLDSKAELELKEENEDDYAMNSECYIEKLSALSATLARVVSTAEEEEAQLDQFPVEGEDMERMEAREQEQRKQEVQKKLFEGLKFYLNREVPRESLAFIIRGFGGEVSWDKSAYIGSTYEVTDETITHHIVDRPNIDKQYINRYYIQPQWVYDCINSKIRLPVEDYFLGVTLPPHLSPFVEEKEGDYVPPEKMKIMALQRGEKPAQNQEDEEEEEEEEGEDEEEEEDDNEEEEEEEEEEEKAEEKNLKKMEDQRSQGKSLQVKVTPGKLKVENPARLEQEEKAEEKRLAIMMMKKKEKYLYDKIMFGKKRKVREANKLTAKRKAFDDSEKAKKKKTRK comes from the exons ATGGGAGGTCTTCAGAAGAAAAAG TTCGAGAGGGGCTCTGCCACCAACTACATCACCAGGAATAGAGCTCGCAAGAAGTTAATGCTCAGTCTCCCAGACTTCAG GCGACTATGCATCCTCAAAGGCATCTACCCTCATGAGCCCAAGCACAAGAAGAAGGTTAACAAGGGTTCAACTGCTCCGAGGACCTTCTACCTGCTCAAAGACATCCGCTTTCTGCTGCATGAACCAATAGTTGGCAAGTTCAGAGAATACAAG ATATTTGTACGTAAACTAAAGAAGGCATATGGAAAAACAGAATGGTCTGCAGTGGAGAGACTGAAAGGAAACAAGCCCACTTACAAACTGGACCACATCATCAAAGAAAG GTACCCCTCCTTCATCGATGCCCTTCGTGATATCGATGATGCCCTCTGCATGTGCTTCCTCTTCTCCACCTTTGCTCGCACAGGAAAGTGCCATGTGCAGACAATCCAGCTGTGTAAACGCCTCACTGTGGAATGGATGAACTATGTGGTTGCAGCTCGTGCTCTCACAAAG GTATTCCTCTCCATCAAGGGAATATATTATCAAGCCGAGGTGATGGGGCAGCTCATTACATGGCTGGTGCCATACCAGTTCTCCCATGAT CATCCAACAGATGTTGACTACAGAGTAATGGCCACTTTCACAGAGTTTTACACCACTCTGCTGGGCTTTGTCAACTTCAGACTATACCATTCCCTCAATCTGCTCTACCCTCCAAAG CTTGACAGTAAAGCAGAGCTGGAGCTGAAGGAAGAGAATGAGGATGACTATGCCATGAATTCAGAATGCTACATAGAG AAACTATCAGCTCTGAGTGCCACTCTGGCAAGAGTGGTTTCtactgcagaggaggaggaggctcaaCTTgaccagtttcctgttgaaggG GAGGACATGGAAAGGATGGAGGCAAGAGAACAGGAACAGAGAAAGCAGGAAGTCCAGAAAAAGCTTTTTGAAGGCCTCAAGTTCTACTTGAACAGAGAAGTGCCCAGAGAGTCCCTGGCATTTATCATCAG GGGTTTTGGTGGTGAGGTGTCCTGGGACAAGTCTGCATACATTGGCAGCACGTATGAAGTGACAGACGAGACcatcacacatcacattgtTGACAGACCCAACATCGACAAACAATACATCAACAG GTACTATATCCAGCCCCAGTGGGTATACGACTGTATCAACTCCAAGATCCGCCTGCCTGTGGAGGACTACTTCCTCGGAGTGACTCTGCCGCCTCACCTCTCTCCGTTTGTCGAGGAGAAGGAGGGTGACTACGTGCCCCCTGAGAAAATGAAGATCATGGCCCTGCAGCGAGGAGAAAAGCCAG CCCAAAAtcaggaggatgaagaagaagaagaagaagaggagggtgaggatgaagaagaggaggaagacgacaatgaagaggaggaggaggaggaggaggaggaggaaaaagcagaggaaaagaaCCTCAAAAAGATGGAAGATCAAAGATCTCAGGGCAAG TCACTGCAGGTTAAGGTGACACCTGGCAAATTGAAGGTAGAGAACCCAGCACgcctggagcaggaggagaaagcagaggagaaaCGTCTTGCCAtcatgatgatgaagaaaaaggaaaagtacCTCTATGACAAGATCATgtttggaaagaaaagaaaagtcagagaG GCTAACAAGCTTACTGCCAAGAGGAAGGCCTTTGATGACTCAGAgaaagcaaagaagaaaaagacgagGAAATAA
- the lztr1 gene encoding leucine-zipper-like transcriptional regulator 1, producing MSCKSTKAPSVDFDHSCSDSVEYLTLNFGPFETVHRWRRLPPCDEFVGARRSKHTVVAYRDAIYVFGGDNGKNMLNDLLRFDVKDCSWCRAFTTGTPPAPRYHHSAVVYGSSMFVFGGYTGDIYSNSNLKNKNDLFEYKFATGQWTEWKVEGSLPVARSAHGATVYNDKLWIFAGYDGNARLNDMWTISLQDREHACWEEIDQSGEIPPSCCNFPVAVCRDKMFVFSGQSGAKITNNLFQFEFKGHMWTRIPTEHLLRGSPPPPQRRYGHTMVAFDRHLYVFGGAADNTLPNELHCYDVDSQTWEVIHPSLDSEMPSGRLFHAAAVIHDAMYIFGGTVDNNVRSGEMYRFQFSCYPKCTLHEDYGKLWENRQFCDVEFILGEREERVLGHIAIVTARCQWLRKKILQARDRQRQKAKQESNDESDEGATGGPRDIPAGPRPSGTQPMLEVFIREAEAQPFEVLMQFLYTDKIQYPRRGHVQDVLLIMDVYKLALSFKLSRLEQLCVQYIEASVDLQNVLSVCENANKLQLDQLKEHCLNFVVKESHFNQVIMTKEFERLSTPLIVEIVRRKQQPPPRLYSDQPVDIGTSLVQDMKAYLEGGGLEFCDIVLLLDGHPRPAHQAILAARSSYFEAMFRSFMPEDGQVNISIGEMVPSKQAFESMLRYIYYGDVNMPPEDSLYLFAAPYYYGFSNNRLQAYCKQNLEMNVTVENVLQILEAADKTQALDMKKHCLHIIVHQFIKVSKLPNLRSLSQLLLLDIIESLASHISDKQCAEMGSDI from the exons ATGTCCTGTAAATCAACCAAAGCCCCGAGTGTTGATTTCGACCACAGTTGCTCCGACAGTGTGGAATATTTGACGCTTAATTTTGGTCCATTTGAGACTGTCCATCGCTGGAGAAGACTACCTCCGTGTGATGAGTTTGTTGGTGCAAG GCGCAGTAAGCACACCGTTGTGGCGTACAGGGATGCCATATATGTGTTTGGTGGAGACAATGG GAAGAACATGCTGAATGATTTGCTCCGTTTTGATGTGAAGGACTGCTCGTGGTGTCG AGCTTTCACCACTGGAACCCCACCTGCTCCCAGATATCACCATTCAGCTGTGGTCTATGGCAgcagcatgtttgtttttg GGGGCTACACTGGAGACATATACTCAAACTcaaacctgaaaaacaaaaacgaccTTTTTGAGTACAAGTTTGCCACAGGCCAGTGGACTGAATGGAAAGTGGAGGGAag TTTGCCAGTGGCAAGATCTGCACATGGAGCCACAGTTTATAATGATAAACTGTGGATATTTGCTGGTTATGATGGAAACGCCag GCTGAATGACATGTGGACCATCAGTCTTCAGGATAGAGAACATGCATGTTGGGAAGAG ATTGACCAGAGTGGTGAGATTCCGCCATCTTGCTGCAACTTCCCTGTAGCTGTATGCAGGGataagatgtttgtgttttctggtcAGAGTGGAGCCAAGATCACAAATAACCTTTTCCAGTTTGAGTTCAAGGGCCACAT GTGGACACGCATTCCGACTGAGCATTTACTGCGGGGctcccctccacctcctcaaaGACGCTATGGCCACACCATGGTTGCCTTTGATCGCCACCTCTATGTATTTGGTGGTGCTGCTGACAACACTCTGCCCAATGAGCTGCACTGCTACGATGTAGACTCTCAAACCTGGGAGGTGATCCATCCCAGCCTGGACAGTGAG ATGCCCAGTGGTAGACtttttcatgctgctgctgtgattcaCGATGCCATGTACATCTTTGGAGGGACAGTGGACAACAATGTGCGCAGTGGAGAGATGTACAGATTCCAG TTCTCATGCTATCCAAAGTGTACTCTTCATGAAGACTATGGTAAACTGTGGGAAAATCGCCAGTTCTGTGATGTTGAGTTTATTCTGGGAGAG agggaggagagagtctTGGGGCACATCGCCATAGTGACGGCAAGATGTCAGTGGCTGCGTAAGAAAATCCTGCAGGCACGGGATAGGCAGCGACAG AAGGCGAAACAGGAAAGCAATGATGAGAGTGATGAAGGAGCCACCGGAGGTCCAAGGGATATCCCAGCAGGCCCCAGGCCATCAGGCACACAGCCGATGCTGGAAGTTTTCATCAGGGAAGCAGAGGCCCAGCCTTTTGAAGTCTTAATGCAGTTTCTCTACACAGACAAGATCCAGTATCCACGCAGAG GTCATGTCCAGGATGTGCTTCTGATCATGGATGTTTACAAACTCGCTCTCAGTTTTAAGCTCTCCCGCcttgagcagctgtgtgtgcagTACATCGAGGCATCTGTCGACCTGCAGAATGTTCTCAGTGTTTGCGAAAATGCCAACAAGCTGCAACTGGACCAGCTCAAG GAGCATTGCCTTAATTTTGTGGTGAAGGAGTCGCACTTCAACCAGGTGATCATGACGAAGGAGTTTGAACGCCTGTCCACACCATTGATCGTGGAAATAGTGCGGCGAAAGCAGCAGCCTCCTCCCAGGTTGTACTCGGACCAGCCTGTTGACATTGGGACCTCCCTGGTGCAGGACATGAAGGCTTACCTGGAGGGAGGCGGTCTAGAGTTCTGCGACATTGTTCTGTTGTTAGATGGACATCCACGCCCCGCACATCAAGCTATACTGGCAGCACGATCCAG TTACTTTGAGGCCATGTTTCGCTCCTTCATGCCCGAGGACGGTCAGGTTAATATCTCTATCGGTGAGATGGTTCCAAGTAAGCAGGCCTTTGAGTCCATGCTGCGGTATATCTACTATGGTGATGTCAACATGCCTCCAGAAGATTCCCT TTACCTGTTTGCTGCACCATATTACTATGGATTTTCCAACAACAGGCTGCAGGCTTACTGCAAGCAGAATCTGGAGATGAATGTCACTGTGGAGAATGTCTTGCAG ATCCTGGAGGCGGCAGATAAGACACAGGCGCTGGACATGAAGAAGCACTGCCTGCACATTATTGTCCACCAGTTCATAAAG GTATCCAAGCTCCCCAACCTGCGGTCTCTCagccagctgctgctgttggacaTCATTGAGTCTCTAGCTTCACACATATCAGACAAACAGTGTGCGGAGATGGGCTCTGACATTTAG
- the gal3st1a gene encoding galactosylceramide sulfotransferase, with protein MTGKVRQWRSMCKGLVLGTLLTSCMILLYCLSTPQIHFSLPELPVPYSCAHRPSQLHHKLTANSSHQTHGQPCAPKVDVMFLKTHKTASSTFLNILFRFGEKHQLKFAFPDSRNDFFYPSPFERSQVKEYKPGMCFNIICNHMRFNAPEVAKLLPMDTSYITILRDPAELFESSFHYFGRLVPFTWRIPGDDKLAEFLRDPLHYFDPEGFNSFYLKNLLFFDFGLDNNLEPNGPQVEEGIKFITDRFQLVMLVEYFEESLILLKDTLCWEMDDLLFFKLNARKGSTVSELTPELRERALEWNAIDWKLYQHFNQTFWKRVDAYGRRRMAEEVAELRRRNTEMASICIEGGHAVDAGSIQETAMQPWQPIGEKSIMGYNLKKNVDKAHQKLCRKMLMPEIQYLTELGVNLWITKLWGNVRNIINW; from the exons ATGACTGGCAAAGTGAGGCAGTGGAGGTCCATGTGCAAAGGCCTGGTCCTGGGAACCCTCTTGACCAGCTGTATGATCCTGCTTTACTGCCTCTCCACTCCACAGATCCACTTCAGTCTGCCTGA gCTTCCGGTGCCTTACTCCTGTGCCCACCGTCCATCCCAGCTCCACCATAAACTAACCGCAAACAGCTCACACCAAACCCATGGCCAACCTTGTGCTCCTAAAGTGGACGTCATGTTCCTGAAGACCCACAAAACAGCCAGCAGCACCTTCCTCAACATCCTTTTCCGCTTTGGGGAAAAACACCAGCTGAAATTTGCCTTCCCTGACAGCAGGAATGACTTCTTCTACCCATCTCCTTTTGAGCGCTCCCAGGTAAAAGAGTACAAACCAGGGATGTGCTTCAACATTATCTGTAATCACATGCGATTCAATGCACCTGAAGTGGCTAAGCTGCTCCCCATGGACACGTCCTACATCACTATCCTGCGAGACCCCGCAGAGCTGTTTGAGTCGTCCTTCCACTACTTTGGCCGCCTGGTGCCGTTTACCTGGAGGATACCAGGTGATGACAAGCTGGCTGAGTTCCTGCGTGACCCCCTTCACTACTTTGATCCAGAGGGCTTTAACTCTTTCTACCTCAAGAATCTGCTGTTCTTTGACTTTGGCCTGGACAACAACCTGGAGCCAAATGGTCCTCAAGTAGAAGAAGGAATCAAATTCATCACCGACCGCTTTCAGCTCGTCATGCTGGTAGAATACTTTGAAGAGTCACTCATTCTGCTCAAGGATACCCTCTGCTGGGAGATGGATGATTTGCTCTTCTTTAAGCTCAATGCTCGCAAGGGATCCACAGTGTCTGAACTTACTCCTGAGCTGAGGGAAAGGGCCCTTGAGTGGAATGCTATTGACTGGAAGCTCTACCAGCATTTCAACCAGACCTTCTGGAAGAGAGTAGATGCATATGGACGGCGGCGGATGGCTGAGGAGGTGGCAGAACTCAGGAGAAGGAACACGGAGATGGCATCCATCTGCATCGAGGGGGGTCATGCCGTGGACGCTGGCAGCATCCAAGAGACAGCCATGCAGCCTTGGCAACCCATTGGAGAGAAGTCGATCATGGGTTATAACCTGAAGAAGAATGTGGACAAGGCACATCAGAAGTTGTGCCGTAAGATGTTGATGCCAGAgattcaatatttaacagagctTGGGGTGAACCTGTGGATCACAAAGCTGTGGGGCAATGTTCGAAATATCATCAACTGGTAA